Sequence from the Burkholderia stabilis genome:
CGAGCGCACGCTGTTCGATCGTCGCAACATCGTCGGGCAGGCCGTCCAGCAGATCCGGATGCAGCCCGCGCAACTGCGCGGGCTCGACGAGCGCGTGACCGATCTGCTGTCGCGCGCCGATCACCTGATGAACGTCGTGCTGCCGGCGGCATTGGCGGTGCGGCCGCAGCGCTGAAAGAGCGGCACGAAGAAGGTACGAACCCGCGCGCTTCGGCGCGCGCGTTCGCTGCCCGCATCACGTTGCATCACGCCATTTCGCGCGCACCGGCGCGAGTCTGCTATCTTCCCGGGCATCTCATCGCTTTCCCGCCGATTCTTCATGACTGACCGCATCGTCGCCGCATTCGATTTCGACGGCACCATCACGACTACCGACAGCTTTCGCCATTTCGTCCGCTACGCGGTGGGCACGCCGCGCTTCGCATGGGCCGGGCTGTGCGCGCTGCCGTGGATCGTCGCGATGAAGGCCGGGCTGCTGTCGCGTGGCGATGCGAAGGCGAAGTTCGCGTCGTTCGCGCTCGGGCCGGCGCGCGAGGATGCGCTCGATGCGCAGGCACGCACGTTCGTGGATACCTATCTGCCGCGCTTCGTGCGTCCGGAAATGCTCGAACGGATTCGCGAGCATCGTGCGCGCGGGCACGAAGTCGTGCTGGTCAGTGCGTCGCCGTCGTTGTACCTGGAGAAGTGGGCGAAGACGGCCGGGTTCGACGCCGTGCTCGCGACGCGGCTGGCGTTCGAGCGCGGCGTGTTCGCCGGGCGGCTCGACGGCGAGAACTGCTGGGGGCCGCAGAAGGTCGTGCGGCTGCGCGGATGGTGGGGCAACCGGCCGCCGAAGCAGTTGTTCGCGTACGGCGACAGCCGCGGCGACAAGGAAATGGCCGAGCTCGCGAACTGGTCGTGGATTCGCGGGCAGGGGCCGATGCCGCCGATCGGCGACTGATGCGGCGCGCTGCCGGCGCTGGTGTTACGCGTCGGCCTGCGCGTTGCGGGACGCGCGATAGGCGCCCCAGCGATTCGCGCGCGCGAACGTGCCGGTATCGTTGAAGCGCACGCCCACTTCGCGCAGCGCCGCATGCGCGGTACGCGCGGTGAGCTGCCGGATGTAGAACGGGTCGCGCACCACGAAGTGATGGATCGCGTGCGTGCTGCCGAAGTTGAAGCAGAACAGCTGGAACGGCAGCATCCACCACGGGTTGAGCACCTGCGTCTGCTGGATCACGTTGCGCGAATCGATGTCGCCGAAGTAATGCATGTTCGAGCTGACGAAGTTGATGCAGAAGCTGCGCACGAAGTTCGGCCCGAGCCACACGACCGCCAGGAAATCGACGACGCCCATCGCGCGTTCGACCACGGCCGGCACCGTTACCGCATAACCGAGCGCATGCAGTGCGAACAGGCCGACGTGATAGACGATGAACGCGTGCCACAGCACGTAGTACACGTGACCGACCGGCATGTACGACGACACCTGCTCGACACGCAGCTGCATGCGTTCGGACGGGTCCTGCACCGGCTGCGCGGCGACGTACTGCTTCACCTTGCG
This genomic interval carries:
- a CDS encoding HAD family hydrolase, which translates into the protein MTDRIVAAFDFDGTITTTDSFRHFVRYAVGTPRFAWAGLCALPWIVAMKAGLLSRGDAKAKFASFALGPAREDALDAQARTFVDTYLPRFVRPEMLERIREHRARGHEVVLVSASPSLYLEKWAKTAGFDAVLATRLAFERGVFAGRLDGENCWGPQKVVRLRGWWGNRPPKQLFAYGDSRGDKEMAELANWSWIRGQGPMPPIGD
- a CDS encoding fatty acid desaturase, coding for MSQPARTVFRHDADKVAYVRREVNAASDAIRARFPLLDNQNLVGATVMAGSVAAMLAIAWLYARGTIAWYVALPLAAFVTSLIHELEHDLIHLMYFKKTPWAYHLMMALCWLTRPGTINPWTRRRMHLHHHKVSGGESDLEEFGITNGERWGVKRLLMIADGMLAVVLRPAAMRRKVKQYVAAQPVQDPSERMQLRVEQVSSYMPVGHVYYVLWHAFIVYHVGLFALHALGYAVTVPAVVERAMGVVDFLAVVWLGPNFVRSFCINFVSSNMHYFGDIDSRNVIQQTQVLNPWWMLPFQLFCFNFGSTHAIHHFVVRDPFYIRQLTARTAHAALREVGVRFNDTGTFARANRWGAYRASRNAQADA